tgaagatgataaatattaCAATTGGTACCTCTCCATGGACCCTAGGAAGCATTGTCACCTTCGCAATTTTTTCCTCAATGATATCCAAAATACCATTTTTGTCTTGGGCAGCACTAATAAACACGCCAGAACTGTTTCACATGAAGCATAATAGATTATCTTGTCAACATAATCAATATgtccttaaaattgataaaaactcCTACAATCATGATTATCAATCCTAACATGCAATAAACTCCACAAATAATGCACAGGAGGAAATCTGTTTTAAGTACATAATAAACCAGCAGATGTGAGTAACAACTACTAGAACAAAAACAACAATGGTGATGacaacaacagcaacaacaacaataataataattttctttattattacaaGAATAAGGAAAATAAACACATCATCTAATACGGTAAAGGGAAAGCAAGGGTTAGAACATATACGATCTTAACTTCTTATTGTCAAATTTGCAGCCTATTTACATGCAAAGCTAATTATCCCGGGAAGATATTATCAGATACTAGTTACTAATCAAGAATCAATTCCACTCATCATCAATTCCTACATACATCATGTGGCAAATTGTTTGCATGCATATTCTGCTTAATAACATAATGTATAACCAATTGAGAAGTGATCAAGCTAATTGAGTTGAAGGACGAGAGTTTCAAATTCAAGGAGGTTAATTATTTTACATCTCAATCACCTTATGATATATACTAATTGATGttgattttcatcttcaaatgcCTAATCTAATTATAATACCTCACACAAACACATAAAAGGAGAGAGTGGAGGAACCTTGTTCTAATTCCCTTTGAGTCTTCCTCTGTTTCCCCTGGTCGTAAAAGAACAGTGGACGGTCTAAGAATTGGCTCTGCCATGTCTATGACTCCCTGGCATTGCTCTGGTGTAGCAAAACTAGGAAAATATAGTGCCCGCGGTTTCCAGCTCAAGATCTATGGGAAGTAAATTGTAATCCACAGATGAAATtcacaattgaaaaaaaaaaaaaaaaacagaggggATGTGGGGGgcgaggaaaagaaaagaatacaaCATGTTTGCACAATTAGCCGAACAACGAAAAAGAAAGGAATCGCTTAAAGAGCAAAACCGAGCACCTGAAAGGGAATTGAAGTAACAGAATTGTCTCCGGTCTCTCCAGGAGTCAACGAATTGTATTCGATTCCCTCCTTGACCGATTCTTGCAGCGTCGATCTCGTCGTAGCTGAAGAAGTATCCTGCGGAAGAATTGAAACGGTGAAATACTTTCCACggaatacaaaaaaaataaaagaaaagaacaaaaaataggaGAGAATCAGAAGAAAGCTACCTGAAGAGAAAGGAGGGTGGAAGCGAAGAAGCcggagaggaagaagaatgagCAGAGGAGAAAGACAGCCGGTAACCCTAGCTTCTTCGTCTTCGCAAAGCACCAATTCCAATATCCTTTCCCGCTTTTGcctttcattataaatatatataggtagTATGTATATCAGCCCCAAGGATCGttaacaaaatgaaataaaaaaaccgAAAAAGCTCTGCCGTTCCCTCTTTTGATCTTTGAGAAGAGTCCGTTCCGTTTCCTTTATTTCGTT
Above is a genomic segment from Juglans microcarpa x Juglans regia isolate MS1-56 chromosome 1D, Jm3101_v1.0, whole genome shotgun sequence containing:
- the LOC121256218 gene encoding probable prolyl 4-hydroxylase 9, with translation MKGKSGKGYWNWCFAKTKKLGLPAVFLLCSFFFLSGFFASTLLSLQDTSSATTRSTLQESVKEGIEYNSLTPGETGDNSVTSIPFQILSWKPRALYFPSFATPEQCQGVIDMAEPILRPSTVLLRPGETEEDSKGIRTSSGVFISAAQDKNGILDIIEEKIAKVTMLPRVHGEAFNILRYEIGQLYNSHYDVFNPAEYGPQKSQRIASFLLYLSNVEEGGETMFPFENGFNMDESYDFKDCIGLKVKPRKGDGLLFYSMTPNLTIDATSLHGSCPVIKGVKWVATKWIRDQEQDD